From the Takifugu flavidus isolate HTHZ2018 chromosome 12, ASM371156v2, whole genome shotgun sequence genome, one window contains:
- the numa1 gene encoding nuclear mitotic apparatus protein 1 isoform X1, with translation MTKINLGVKALLSWVNSLKLCDQDLNVNDFQDGTVLLKVVYMLKQEPISSFSNSVEDRFRLVADFLERDCRFNASKGTPLSWSNIKDGINVTVEVAKVLLLLVYQDIMSECCSLKKLDCDMEKEIANLTSSFVMESEGCVFLANGLDGHLARKYLPLGSDVFENSGITSSSNISTVSSFSEENSPIFRHRSKRKEVSFVELQPVASSSFSSSPLQDIMNTPKFQVRKLQRQMMNERDYRDGLERELSSKLSVIAQKETHINQLQHCLDKLKKEQINGEQAIREQITDLENKNKVLQMRLHEILKENKEAKSTSSLLEHKMDELTEENSILSSQVRTVRLQLAIFEAEVRSLTGNQASAEKEWKDKTSRLECNLNQVTTQKELLAEEIEILQGKISSLEDELNSISKEEVGENMGPIMEREIFETEMRNLKNELERAVCSLNEAELCIQAKTQQLVECQDQLTHQKDLLGQQEIRTRRLMEEKEEKLNNLQQELTEKEENMKDLNAKFSALSSLLIVKDKQMTSLREEMDTLEENSKRNQKELQNKDDMLASLTLEKCNEQQLLESQIQLFMVQVENLKLSLKQAEQEIQNKHNLVIETQRVNVQQQQLLQKQIAACEKDVQKLEKERDLKNDQLAILQNDSSCHIVSLEKEFEVLKDQLEILNNHLRKAEEQLQHEKVKLGKQEKESADQIQLLQEQLSTSENEMRAMKEQLVAREHQITTLHKQRFEQSQKFNEEINDLQNQIQFLRFSLTNAEKNMQTKENVFLEQKLWASRDMEVLQAQMGSSRQEVEVLDANISEEEQILLPKTANASHSELVQQEIDSLNKQMQTIGNSLDLTQKEFQTKGDAMAKQERDRFYQKELLQQQLMAAEEVKSLTKDSKEEQMIQLSSTNSTHLDLLHQNILQLDEQIVCLLSPWKDDDNTFKSKENEFEQNLHGTHDMEFHIKKIETSQGEIKRLMAEIGANKKDLTLLKTSTSVNWELLQQEIECLTIWIKSIKGLLGINRKWTRAKEAVLLMQEQEHILQTEELKKHNSVLEDGVTLLKEKLQTKEREIDMIQSEQSKESEMTSAEMQTLTDQIKMLNESVKSAVEQEDKLLLLARVLETSQEESKAKCLTAPVMETSVLAEQMTPLRTPCSKQSVLCQEEDLKSKEHLFFLKEKENTQLREMVQRLQEKLDEVEMQILSQEEQIEEKKEMNERTHLHLKSEESLLFFQSQLSALNIVMKEKDGNIKALKEELAAQAHVVHVLKEEHSKHIQILQQKIQQINEQVETASQKLVAKEQELLQMKRDSAQQLGILQQQLTSAKAEKKATCDLQLATHKDKEILMVRVGQAEKERRALENQLEALILQKDTLIQAKTAEHYKAQMEKAVSHYNKKKQLLQESQEEVTEIKQSLALKESQLQAALTDNKVLQLDLDKAQTNEKELLSLVASLEVQLASADQKLRAQNEIVGQGKSSQRSLSSDGMYKSSLGVHSSLREKRTISSDSLGQSSLEDSLNNARHFSTPDESSTPLIHSSERLAAKCRALGAESLETLYFTPINNRSAKENKREFVSGRESPASLVKRRRTTQVISITMTKNTPETPTSDRLIGLPGYRRSAVYSKSTGTFCVGAENEPDGAPEDWMRIAELQARNKACLPHLKSSYPVEFDTGSCHAFVFTDEELRTGDPADTIRRASMMPSQLQHSLSSHPLSPLMANSANTRSHRLSLMPGAPKTQLRSPKDTKRSSSLAPFLQRSPEKKGKAGCFPHPLTPKNKNVLSGPSNALLHPNLSLAERRQSTMFTIDNTPKNSSYLRKGLNKLRSSTRKSPCKGTKTSNAQNRGQENVPTKNTHTAVGRAGRKGKSPQLAPKGQKNSLWATSSKTAKSPRLTASACKECVSIKKEPLFGNL, from the exons ATGACCAAAATCAATTTGGGTGTTAAGGCTCTTCTCAGCTGG GTTAACAGCTTAAAATTGTGCGACCAAGATCTTAATGTCAACGATTTTCAAGATGGAACAGTTTTATTGAAAGTTGTTTATATGCT GAAACAAGAACCCATCTCATCATTTAGTAATTCTGTGGAGGATCGCTTCAGGCTTGTTGCTGATTTTCTGGAAA GAGACTGTAGATTTAATGCAAGTAAAGGCACACCGTTGTCATGGAGCAACATAAAAGATGGCATCAATGTCACCGTGGAAGTTGCAAAG GTTCTTTTGTTACTTGTCTATCAAGACATAATGAGTGAGTGCTGCAGCTTAAAGAAGTTGGACTGTGACATGGAG aaggAGATAGCAAACCTGACTAGCTCCTTTGTGATGGAGAGTGAAGGTTGTGTTTTTCTGGCCAATGGACTGGATGGACACTTGGCAAGGAAAT ATTTGCCCCTTGGCTCTGATGTATTTGAGAATTCAGGAATCACTTCAAGTTCAAACATTTCAACCGTATCATCATTCTCAGAGGAAAACTCTCCAATCTTCCGGCACCGAAGCAAACGGAAGGAAGTTTCATTTGTTGAACTGCAACCTGTTGCTTCTTCCtcattcag CAGTTCACCTCTACAGGATATTATGAACACACCAAAATTTCAGGTGAGGAAACTGCAACGACAGATGATGAACGAAAGAGACTACAGAGATGGGTTGGAGAGAGAGCTTTCCAGTAAGCTCAGTGTCATTGCACAGAAAG AGACTCATATCAACCAACTGCAGCACTGTCTAGATAAgctaaaaaaagagcaaattaATGGAGAGCAAGCGATCAGAGAACAAATTACAGATCTTGAGAACAAGAACAAAGT GTTACAAATGCGTCTTCATGAAATATTAAAGGAGAATAAGGAGGCCAAGAGCACCTCCTCACTTCTGGAACACAAAATGGATGAGCTAACTGAAGAGAACAGTATCCTGAGTTCCCAG GTGAGGACGGTACGCTTACAGTTGGCCATTTTTGAGGCAGAGGTTCGCAGCCTCACAGGAAACCAAGCATCTGCTGAGAAGGAGTGGAAAGACAAAACGAGTCGCCTGGAATGCAACCTCAACCAAGTCACTACTCAAAAG GAGTTACTGGCTGAAGAAATAGAGATCCTCCAGGGAAAGATCTCCAGTTTGGAAGATGAACTAAACTCTATCTCTAAGGAAGAAGTGGGAGAGAATATGGGGCCCATAATGGAG AGAGAAATATTTGAAACTGAAATGAGGAATTTGAAAAATGAACTGGAGAGAGCAGTTTGCTCCTTAAATGAGGCTGAATTGTGCATACAAGCTAAAACACAGCAGCTTGTCGAGTGTCAAGATCAACTGACCCATCAGAAGGATCTCCTGGGTCAACAGGAGATTCGGACTAGACGCTtaatggaagaaaaggaggaaaagttaAACAACTTACAACAGGAGCtcacagagaaagaggaaaatatgAAAGATCTCAATGCAAAGTTCTCTGCTCTGAGTTCTCTCCTGATTgttaaagacaaacaaatgaCCAGCCTTAGAGAAGAAATGGACACTCTTGAAGAAAACTCTAAAAGAAATCAAAAGGAACTTCAGAACAAAGATGATATGCTTGCCTCATTGACTCTTGAGAAATGTAATGAGCAACAATTGCTCGAGAGCCAAATCCAATTATTTATGGTCCAGGTAGAAAACCTTAAACTGTCTCTCAAACAGGCTGAACAAGAAATTCAAAACAAGCACAATCTTGTGATTGAAACACAAAGAGTGAatgtccaacagcagcagctactccAGAAACAGATTGCTGCCTGTGAAAAGGATGTTCAGAAgttggaaaaagagagagatctCAAAAATGATCAGCTTGCTATTCTCCAGAACGACAGCTCTTGCCACATTGTGTCACTGGAGAAAGAGTTTGAAGTACTAAAAGACCAACTGGAAATTTTAAATAACCATctcagaaaagcagaagaacaacTTCAGCATGAGAAAGTCAAGCTTGgaaagcaggagaaagagagCGCCGATCAAATACAGCTTCTACAGGAACAACTCTCGACCTCTGAAAATGAGATGAGGGCCATGAAGGAGCAACTGGTTGCACGAGAGCATCAAATAACCACATTGCACAAACAACGTTTTGAGCAGTCTCAAAAGTTTAACGAAGAGATCAACGATTTACAGAATCAGATTCAGTTTCTTCGGTTCTCACTAACGAATGCTGAGAAAAACATGCAGaccaaagaaaatgtgttccTTGAACAAAAGCTTTGGGCCTCAAGGGACATGGAGGTGCTCCAGGCGCAGATGGGATCATCTCGCCAAGAGGTTGAGGTGCTAGATGCAAATAtttctgaggaggagcagataTTGTTGCCGAAGACTGCAAATGCTTCACATTCTGAATTGGTACAGCAGGAAATTGACAGCCTCaataaacaaatgcaaactATTGGCAACTCTCTGGATCTCACCCAGAAAGAGTTTCAGACCAAAGGAGATGCGATGGCCAAGCAAGAGCGCGACCGCTTTTATCAGAAGGAGCTCTTGCAGCAACAGCTCATGGCTGCCGAAGAAGTAAAAAGTTTGACAAAGGACTCTAAAGAGGAGCAAATGATACAACTATCTAGTACAAATTCTACTCATTTGGATTTACTACATCAAAATATCCTCCAATTAGATGAGCAGATTGTGTGCCTGTTGTCCCCATGGAAGGATGATGATAACACTTTTAAGTCCAAAGAAAATGAGTTTGAACAAAATCTGCATGGCACACATGATATGGAATTCCACATCAAGAAAATAGAGACCTCTCAAGGTGAAATCAAAAGGTTAATGGCAGAAATTGGTGCCAACAAAAAGGACCTCACTTTGCTCAAAACCTCTACTTCTGTTAATTGGGAATTGCTCCAGCAAGAGATTGAATGTTTGACCATTTGGATAAAAAGTATAAAAGGTTTGCTTGgaatcaacaggaagtggactcgGGCAAAAGAAGCAGTGCTCCTCATGCAAGAACAAGAACATATTTTGCAGACTGAAGAACTTAAGAAGCACAATTCAGTTCTTGAAGATGGTGTTACTCTACTGAAGGAGAAGCTTCAaaccaaagagagagagattgacATGATACAATCTGAACAAAGCAAGGAGTCGGAAATGACAAGTGCCGAGATGCAAACTCTCACAGATCAAATAAAAATGCTTAATGAATCAGTGAAGAGCGCAGTAGAGCAGGAGGATAAACTTCTTCTGTTGGCTCGGGTCCTGGAAACTTCTCAGGAAGAAAGTAAAGCCAAATGTCTGACGGCTCCTGTAATGGAGACAAGCGTTCTGGCGGAACAAATGACACCATTGAGAACTCCTTGTTCCAAGCAGTCGGTGTTGTGTCAAGAGGAGGATTTGAAATCCAAAGAGCATCTCTTctttctaaaagaaaaagaaaacactcaaCTGAGGGAAATGGTCCAAAGGCTCCAAGAGAAACTCGATGAGGTGGAGATGCAAATTCTTTCACAAGAAGAACaaattgaggaaaaaaaagagatgaatgAGAGAACGCATCTCCATCTTAAAAGCGAGGAGAGCCTGCTGTTTTTTCAGAGCCAACTTTCTGCTCTCAACATAGTTATGAAggaaaaagatggaaacatAAAGGCTCTCAAGGAGGAGCTGGCAGCGCAAGCTCATGTGGTGCATGTGTTAAAGGAAGAGCactccaaacacatccagatTCTTCAACAGAAAATCCAGCAAATTAATGAGCAGGTTGAAACAGCGTCTCAGAAACTGGTGGCTAAAGAGCAGGAGCTCCTTCAAATGAAGAGAGACTCTGCCCAGCAACTGGGCattttgcagcagcagctcacctcaGCAAAGGCAGAGAAAAAAGCTACATGCGATCTGCAGCTTGCTACTCACAAGGATAAAGAGATACTGATGGTCAGAGTTGGCCAGGCAGAAAAGGAACGAAGAGCTCTTGAAAACCAACTGGAAGCTTTGATCCTCCAGAAGGACACACTCATCCAGGCCAAGACTGCAGAGCACTACAAGGCTCAG ATGGAGAAGGCAGTAAGTCACtacaataaaaagaagcaacttCTCCAAGAAAGCCAAGAAGAAGTAACTGAAATCAAACAGTCCTTGGCACTAAAAGAGAGTCAATTACAGGCAGCCTTGACAGACAACAAAGTGCTTCAACTTGATCTGGACAAGGCTCAAACCAATGAGAAGGAACTCCTTAGCCTGGTGGCCAGTCTGGAGGTGCAG TTGGCCTCTGCTGATCAGAAACTGCGGGCACAGAATGAGATTGTAGGCCAGGGAAAAAGTTCACAACGGTCTTTAAGCTCAGATGGAATGTACAAGTCAAGTCTCGGTGTTCACAGTAGCCTGCGTGAAAAGAGGACCATCAGCTCTGACAGCCTGGGCCAAAGCTCTTTGGAAGACTCTCTGAACAATGCAAG acatttctcCACACCTGATGAGTCCAGCACACCTCTCATCCATAGTTCTGAACGACTGGCGGCAAAATGCAGAGCGTTAGGTGCCGAGTCACTAGAAACGCTTTACTTCACCCCTATAAACAACAG AAGCGCTAAAGAGAACAAAAGGGAATTTGTTTCAGGAAGGGAAAGTCCAGCTTCATTAGTCAAGCGGCGCAGAACCACACAGGTGATTAGCATCACCATGACCAAG aaTACTCCAGAGACCCCCACTAGTGATCGGCTAATTGGTCTTCCAGGTTACAGGCGGAGTGCAGTTTATTCAAAGT CTACTGGGACATTCTGTGTTGGAGCAGAGAATGAGCCCGATGGTGCACCTGAAGACTGGATGAGGATTGCTGAGCTGCAGGCCAGGAACAAAGCCTGTCTTCCTCATCTAAAAAGCAGCTACCCTGTAGAGTTTGAT ACGGGCAGTTGCCACGCATTCGTTTTCACAGATGAAGAACTTCGTACCGGTGATCCAGCTGACACAATTCGCCGCGCATCCATGATGCCCAGCCAACTGCAACACTCGCTCTCTTCCCATCCTCTTTCTCCCCTGATGGCAAACTCTGCCAATACTCGTTCTCATCGTCTGTCATTGATGCCAGGAGCCCCAAAAACTCAGCTGAGAAGCCCAAAAGACACAAAGAGGTCTTCATCGTTGGCACCTTTTCTTCAAAGGTCACCTGAG AAGAAGGGAAAGGCGGGCTGCTTCCCCCATCCACTCACACCTAAAAACAAGAATGTGCTCAGTGGACCATCCAATGCTTTGCTCCATCCCAACCTGTCTCTA GCTGAGAGGAGGCAATCTACGATGTTTACTATTGATAACACCCCTAAGAACAGCAGCTACCTAAGGAAAGGATTGAACAAACTGCGAAGCTCCACCCGCAAATCTCCTTGTAAAGGCACCAAGACGTCAAATGCTCAGAACAGGGGTCAGGAAAATGTGCCTACAAAGAACACTCATACTGCAGTGGGACGAGCAGGCAGAAAGGGGAAGTCTCCCCAGTTGGCACCTAAAGGCCAGAAAAATTCTCTGTGGGCAACCAGTAGTAAGACAGCAAAGTCTCCCAGGCTGACGGCTAGCGCTTGCAAG
- the numa1 gene encoding nuclear mitotic apparatus protein 1 isoform X2 — MTKINLGVKALLSWVNSLKLCDQDLNVNDFQDGTVLLKVVYMLKQEPISSFSNSVEDRFRLVADFLERDCRFNASKGTPLSWSNIKDGINVTVEVAKVLLLLVYQDIMSECCSLKKLDCDMEKEIANLTSSFVMESEGCVFLANGLDGHLARKYLPLGSDVFENSGITSSSNISTVSSFSEENSPIFRHRSKRKEVSFVELQPVASSSFSSPLQDIMNTPKFQVRKLQRQMMNERDYRDGLERELSSKLSVIAQKETHINQLQHCLDKLKKEQINGEQAIREQITDLENKNKVLQMRLHEILKENKEAKSTSSLLEHKMDELTEENSILSSQVRTVRLQLAIFEAEVRSLTGNQASAEKEWKDKTSRLECNLNQVTTQKELLAEEIEILQGKISSLEDELNSISKEEVGENMGPIMEREIFETEMRNLKNELERAVCSLNEAELCIQAKTQQLVECQDQLTHQKDLLGQQEIRTRRLMEEKEEKLNNLQQELTEKEENMKDLNAKFSALSSLLIVKDKQMTSLREEMDTLEENSKRNQKELQNKDDMLASLTLEKCNEQQLLESQIQLFMVQVENLKLSLKQAEQEIQNKHNLVIETQRVNVQQQQLLQKQIAACEKDVQKLEKERDLKNDQLAILQNDSSCHIVSLEKEFEVLKDQLEILNNHLRKAEEQLQHEKVKLGKQEKESADQIQLLQEQLSTSENEMRAMKEQLVAREHQITTLHKQRFEQSQKFNEEINDLQNQIQFLRFSLTNAEKNMQTKENVFLEQKLWASRDMEVLQAQMGSSRQEVEVLDANISEEEQILLPKTANASHSELVQQEIDSLNKQMQTIGNSLDLTQKEFQTKGDAMAKQERDRFYQKELLQQQLMAAEEVKSLTKDSKEEQMIQLSSTNSTHLDLLHQNILQLDEQIVCLLSPWKDDDNTFKSKENEFEQNLHGTHDMEFHIKKIETSQGEIKRLMAEIGANKKDLTLLKTSTSVNWELLQQEIECLTIWIKSIKGLLGINRKWTRAKEAVLLMQEQEHILQTEELKKHNSVLEDGVTLLKEKLQTKEREIDMIQSEQSKESEMTSAEMQTLTDQIKMLNESVKSAVEQEDKLLLLARVLETSQEESKAKCLTAPVMETSVLAEQMTPLRTPCSKQSVLCQEEDLKSKEHLFFLKEKENTQLREMVQRLQEKLDEVEMQILSQEEQIEEKKEMNERTHLHLKSEESLLFFQSQLSALNIVMKEKDGNIKALKEELAAQAHVVHVLKEEHSKHIQILQQKIQQINEQVETASQKLVAKEQELLQMKRDSAQQLGILQQQLTSAKAEKKATCDLQLATHKDKEILMVRVGQAEKERRALENQLEALILQKDTLIQAKTAEHYKAQMEKAVSHYNKKKQLLQESQEEVTEIKQSLALKESQLQAALTDNKVLQLDLDKAQTNEKELLSLVASLEVQLASADQKLRAQNEIVGQGKSSQRSLSSDGMYKSSLGVHSSLREKRTISSDSLGQSSLEDSLNNARHFSTPDESSTPLIHSSERLAAKCRALGAESLETLYFTPINNRSAKENKREFVSGRESPASLVKRRRTTQVISITMTKNTPETPTSDRLIGLPGYRRSAVYSKSTGTFCVGAENEPDGAPEDWMRIAELQARNKACLPHLKSSYPVEFDTGSCHAFVFTDEELRTGDPADTIRRASMMPSQLQHSLSSHPLSPLMANSANTRSHRLSLMPGAPKTQLRSPKDTKRSSSLAPFLQRSPEKKGKAGCFPHPLTPKNKNVLSGPSNALLHPNLSLAERRQSTMFTIDNTPKNSSYLRKGLNKLRSSTRKSPCKGTKTSNAQNRGQENVPTKNTHTAVGRAGRKGKSPQLAPKGQKNSLWATSSKTAKSPRLTASACKECVSIKKEPLFGNL, encoded by the exons ATGACCAAAATCAATTTGGGTGTTAAGGCTCTTCTCAGCTGG GTTAACAGCTTAAAATTGTGCGACCAAGATCTTAATGTCAACGATTTTCAAGATGGAACAGTTTTATTGAAAGTTGTTTATATGCT GAAACAAGAACCCATCTCATCATTTAGTAATTCTGTGGAGGATCGCTTCAGGCTTGTTGCTGATTTTCTGGAAA GAGACTGTAGATTTAATGCAAGTAAAGGCACACCGTTGTCATGGAGCAACATAAAAGATGGCATCAATGTCACCGTGGAAGTTGCAAAG GTTCTTTTGTTACTTGTCTATCAAGACATAATGAGTGAGTGCTGCAGCTTAAAGAAGTTGGACTGTGACATGGAG aaggAGATAGCAAACCTGACTAGCTCCTTTGTGATGGAGAGTGAAGGTTGTGTTTTTCTGGCCAATGGACTGGATGGACACTTGGCAAGGAAAT ATTTGCCCCTTGGCTCTGATGTATTTGAGAATTCAGGAATCACTTCAAGTTCAAACATTTCAACCGTATCATCATTCTCAGAGGAAAACTCTCCAATCTTCCGGCACCGAAGCAAACGGAAGGAAGTTTCATTTGTTGAACTGCAACCTGTTGCTTCTTCCtcattcag TTCACCTCTACAGGATATTATGAACACACCAAAATTTCAGGTGAGGAAACTGCAACGACAGATGATGAACGAAAGAGACTACAGAGATGGGTTGGAGAGAGAGCTTTCCAGTAAGCTCAGTGTCATTGCACAGAAAG AGACTCATATCAACCAACTGCAGCACTGTCTAGATAAgctaaaaaaagagcaaattaATGGAGAGCAAGCGATCAGAGAACAAATTACAGATCTTGAGAACAAGAACAAAGT GTTACAAATGCGTCTTCATGAAATATTAAAGGAGAATAAGGAGGCCAAGAGCACCTCCTCACTTCTGGAACACAAAATGGATGAGCTAACTGAAGAGAACAGTATCCTGAGTTCCCAG GTGAGGACGGTACGCTTACAGTTGGCCATTTTTGAGGCAGAGGTTCGCAGCCTCACAGGAAACCAAGCATCTGCTGAGAAGGAGTGGAAAGACAAAACGAGTCGCCTGGAATGCAACCTCAACCAAGTCACTACTCAAAAG GAGTTACTGGCTGAAGAAATAGAGATCCTCCAGGGAAAGATCTCCAGTTTGGAAGATGAACTAAACTCTATCTCTAAGGAAGAAGTGGGAGAGAATATGGGGCCCATAATGGAG AGAGAAATATTTGAAACTGAAATGAGGAATTTGAAAAATGAACTGGAGAGAGCAGTTTGCTCCTTAAATGAGGCTGAATTGTGCATACAAGCTAAAACACAGCAGCTTGTCGAGTGTCAAGATCAACTGACCCATCAGAAGGATCTCCTGGGTCAACAGGAGATTCGGACTAGACGCTtaatggaagaaaaggaggaaaagttaAACAACTTACAACAGGAGCtcacagagaaagaggaaaatatgAAAGATCTCAATGCAAAGTTCTCTGCTCTGAGTTCTCTCCTGATTgttaaagacaaacaaatgaCCAGCCTTAGAGAAGAAATGGACACTCTTGAAGAAAACTCTAAAAGAAATCAAAAGGAACTTCAGAACAAAGATGATATGCTTGCCTCATTGACTCTTGAGAAATGTAATGAGCAACAATTGCTCGAGAGCCAAATCCAATTATTTATGGTCCAGGTAGAAAACCTTAAACTGTCTCTCAAACAGGCTGAACAAGAAATTCAAAACAAGCACAATCTTGTGATTGAAACACAAAGAGTGAatgtccaacagcagcagctactccAGAAACAGATTGCTGCCTGTGAAAAGGATGTTCAGAAgttggaaaaagagagagatctCAAAAATGATCAGCTTGCTATTCTCCAGAACGACAGCTCTTGCCACATTGTGTCACTGGAGAAAGAGTTTGAAGTACTAAAAGACCAACTGGAAATTTTAAATAACCATctcagaaaagcagaagaacaacTTCAGCATGAGAAAGTCAAGCTTGgaaagcaggagaaagagagCGCCGATCAAATACAGCTTCTACAGGAACAACTCTCGACCTCTGAAAATGAGATGAGGGCCATGAAGGAGCAACTGGTTGCACGAGAGCATCAAATAACCACATTGCACAAACAACGTTTTGAGCAGTCTCAAAAGTTTAACGAAGAGATCAACGATTTACAGAATCAGATTCAGTTTCTTCGGTTCTCACTAACGAATGCTGAGAAAAACATGCAGaccaaagaaaatgtgttccTTGAACAAAAGCTTTGGGCCTCAAGGGACATGGAGGTGCTCCAGGCGCAGATGGGATCATCTCGCCAAGAGGTTGAGGTGCTAGATGCAAATAtttctgaggaggagcagataTTGTTGCCGAAGACTGCAAATGCTTCACATTCTGAATTGGTACAGCAGGAAATTGACAGCCTCaataaacaaatgcaaactATTGGCAACTCTCTGGATCTCACCCAGAAAGAGTTTCAGACCAAAGGAGATGCGATGGCCAAGCAAGAGCGCGACCGCTTTTATCAGAAGGAGCTCTTGCAGCAACAGCTCATGGCTGCCGAAGAAGTAAAAAGTTTGACAAAGGACTCTAAAGAGGAGCAAATGATACAACTATCTAGTACAAATTCTACTCATTTGGATTTACTACATCAAAATATCCTCCAATTAGATGAGCAGATTGTGTGCCTGTTGTCCCCATGGAAGGATGATGATAACACTTTTAAGTCCAAAGAAAATGAGTTTGAACAAAATCTGCATGGCACACATGATATGGAATTCCACATCAAGAAAATAGAGACCTCTCAAGGTGAAATCAAAAGGTTAATGGCAGAAATTGGTGCCAACAAAAAGGACCTCACTTTGCTCAAAACCTCTACTTCTGTTAATTGGGAATTGCTCCAGCAAGAGATTGAATGTTTGACCATTTGGATAAAAAGTATAAAAGGTTTGCTTGgaatcaacaggaagtggactcgGGCAAAAGAAGCAGTGCTCCTCATGCAAGAACAAGAACATATTTTGCAGACTGAAGAACTTAAGAAGCACAATTCAGTTCTTGAAGATGGTGTTACTCTACTGAAGGAGAAGCTTCAaaccaaagagagagagattgacATGATACAATCTGAACAAAGCAAGGAGTCGGAAATGACAAGTGCCGAGATGCAAACTCTCACAGATCAAATAAAAATGCTTAATGAATCAGTGAAGAGCGCAGTAGAGCAGGAGGATAAACTTCTTCTGTTGGCTCGGGTCCTGGAAACTTCTCAGGAAGAAAGTAAAGCCAAATGTCTGACGGCTCCTGTAATGGAGACAAGCGTTCTGGCGGAACAAATGACACCATTGAGAACTCCTTGTTCCAAGCAGTCGGTGTTGTGTCAAGAGGAGGATTTGAAATCCAAAGAGCATCTCTTctttctaaaagaaaaagaaaacactcaaCTGAGGGAAATGGTCCAAAGGCTCCAAGAGAAACTCGATGAGGTGGAGATGCAAATTCTTTCACAAGAAGAACaaattgaggaaaaaaaagagatgaatgAGAGAACGCATCTCCATCTTAAAAGCGAGGAGAGCCTGCTGTTTTTTCAGAGCCAACTTTCTGCTCTCAACATAGTTATGAAggaaaaagatggaaacatAAAGGCTCTCAAGGAGGAGCTGGCAGCGCAAGCTCATGTGGTGCATGTGTTAAAGGAAGAGCactccaaacacatccagatTCTTCAACAGAAAATCCAGCAAATTAATGAGCAGGTTGAAACAGCGTCTCAGAAACTGGTGGCTAAAGAGCAGGAGCTCCTTCAAATGAAGAGAGACTCTGCCCAGCAACTGGGCattttgcagcagcagctcacctcaGCAAAGGCAGAGAAAAAAGCTACATGCGATCTGCAGCTTGCTACTCACAAGGATAAAGAGATACTGATGGTCAGAGTTGGCCAGGCAGAAAAGGAACGAAGAGCTCTTGAAAACCAACTGGAAGCTTTGATCCTCCAGAAGGACACACTCATCCAGGCCAAGACTGCAGAGCACTACAAGGCTCAG ATGGAGAAGGCAGTAAGTCACtacaataaaaagaagcaacttCTCCAAGAAAGCCAAGAAGAAGTAACTGAAATCAAACAGTCCTTGGCACTAAAAGAGAGTCAATTACAGGCAGCCTTGACAGACAACAAAGTGCTTCAACTTGATCTGGACAAGGCTCAAACCAATGAGAAGGAACTCCTTAGCCTGGTGGCCAGTCTGGAGGTGCAG TTGGCCTCTGCTGATCAGAAACTGCGGGCACAGAATGAGATTGTAGGCCAGGGAAAAAGTTCACAACGGTCTTTAAGCTCAGATGGAATGTACAAGTCAAGTCTCGGTGTTCACAGTAGCCTGCGTGAAAAGAGGACCATCAGCTCTGACAGCCTGGGCCAAAGCTCTTTGGAAGACTCTCTGAACAATGCAAG acatttctcCACACCTGATGAGTCCAGCACACCTCTCATCCATAGTTCTGAACGACTGGCGGCAAAATGCAGAGCGTTAGGTGCCGAGTCACTAGAAACGCTTTACTTCACCCCTATAAACAACAG AAGCGCTAAAGAGAACAAAAGGGAATTTGTTTCAGGAAGGGAAAGTCCAGCTTCATTAGTCAAGCGGCGCAGAACCACACAGGTGATTAGCATCACCATGACCAAG aaTACTCCAGAGACCCCCACTAGTGATCGGCTAATTGGTCTTCCAGGTTACAGGCGGAGTGCAGTTTATTCAAAGT CTACTGGGACATTCTGTGTTGGAGCAGAGAATGAGCCCGATGGTGCACCTGAAGACTGGATGAGGATTGCTGAGCTGCAGGCCAGGAACAAAGCCTGTCTTCCTCATCTAAAAAGCAGCTACCCTGTAGAGTTTGAT ACGGGCAGTTGCCACGCATTCGTTTTCACAGATGAAGAACTTCGTACCGGTGATCCAGCTGACACAATTCGCCGCGCATCCATGATGCCCAGCCAACTGCAACACTCGCTCTCTTCCCATCCTCTTTCTCCCCTGATGGCAAACTCTGCCAATACTCGTTCTCATCGTCTGTCATTGATGCCAGGAGCCCCAAAAACTCAGCTGAGAAGCCCAAAAGACACAAAGAGGTCTTCATCGTTGGCACCTTTTCTTCAAAGGTCACCTGAG AAGAAGGGAAAGGCGGGCTGCTTCCCCCATCCACTCACACCTAAAAACAAGAATGTGCTCAGTGGACCATCCAATGCTTTGCTCCATCCCAACCTGTCTCTA GCTGAGAGGAGGCAATCTACGATGTTTACTATTGATAACACCCCTAAGAACAGCAGCTACCTAAGGAAAGGATTGAACAAACTGCGAAGCTCCACCCGCAAATCTCCTTGTAAAGGCACCAAGACGTCAAATGCTCAGAACAGGGGTCAGGAAAATGTGCCTACAAAGAACACTCATACTGCAGTGGGACGAGCAGGCAGAAAGGGGAAGTCTCCCCAGTTGGCACCTAAAGGCCAGAAAAATTCTCTGTGGGCAACCAGTAGTAAGACAGCAAAGTCTCCCAGGCTGACGGCTAGCGCTTGCAAG